A region of Asterias amurensis chromosome 22, ASM3211899v1 DNA encodes the following proteins:
- the LOC139953620 gene encoding tetraspanin-18-like → MASGIDKRYKGVTRAKCCAHFFNLFLMIIASAAIGVSVWIFITIWQHPAREGALHIVGIYYYVCNIVPAGVGIIVLLIGFIGVCGLCSMHRCTLLWYFSLIIVAFVLTIGGGIFNFIFYFQLQGNIASSLLTNVKEEYGLYGFEELTQSINSVQIQFECCGSTSYTEWITSEWHRIEGLSHFRDRDVPTIPPSCCTMTSDNMNAPMPMNLSLCSHRDLTYPNEYMHSQNCSELLYKWLELFTLILAIACAALFLAELMTVVALAVLFRRLGPVHYEEKKLMNRLQGNPDWEKRHKRRR, encoded by the exons ATGGCATCCGGGATCGATAAGCGATATAAAGGCGTCACTCGTGCAAAGTGCTGCGCCCATTTCTTCAACCTGTTTCTCATG ATCATTGCTTCAGCTGCTATCGGGGTCAGCGTCTGGATCTTCATCACAATCTGGCAACACCCAgccagagagggcgctcttcacatTGTCGGCATTTATTACTACGTGTGTAACATTGTGCCAGCAGGAGTGGGCATCATCGTACTGTTGATTGGTTTTATTGGCGTGTGTGGACTGTGTTCCATGCACAGATGCACCCTACTGTGG TATTTCAGTCTCATCATCGTGGCGTTCGTTCTCACAATTGGAGGCGGTATTTTcaatttcatattttattttcag CTGCAGGGAAATATTGCCAGTAGTCTTCTGACGAATGTTAAGGAGGAGTATGGACTGTACGGGTTTGAAGAACTGACCCAAAGCATCAATTCCGTTCAGATTCAG tttgagTGTTGTGGAAGCACGTCATACACAGAGTGGATAACAAGCGAGTGGCATCGTATTGAAGGATTGTCACATTTTAGGGACAGGGACGTCCCGACCATTCCACCGTCCTGCTGTACGATGACGTCCGATAACATGAACGCGCCGATGCCAATGAACTTAAGTCTTTGCTCGCACCGTGATTTGACCTATCCCAATGAGTACATGCATAGTCAG AACTGCAGCGAGTTGTTATACAAGTGGTTGGAACTCTTCACATTAATACTTGCTATTGCTTGTGCTGCGCTGTTTTTAGCGGAG TTGATGACAGTCGTGGCTTTAGCTGTGCTCTTTCGACGTCTTGGACCCGTCCATTATGAAGAGAAGAAATTGATGAACCGATTACAAGGGAATCCTGACTGGGAGAAAAGACACAAGAGGAGGCGGTGA
- the LOC139953622 gene encoding uncharacterized protein — protein sequence MDKLYGVRTGRRAGFRMTTDVNTAHNASPGKQSFWKFNAKRVVLFVICVSISLQFVVFVTKRFTNPYGFPELTRLNTNGVNGRTRVENVGTVVEKLVYRNASLRTAVTNFNHGTGSKEGALGDNVIFSKQTDGFIVSKPTYSELTSLKQAYTKPASSARSDFPLVLSQSFKVNSSKEKQYNILIFGLKGRLAQRLDFLRMQNGSWGRTISCGENVTINVHVGNTSDNFERQNAVVFNMDETAVAKESETLVSMQTSSKQAWIYYGREPAVRMRRLFRNCGNLPLHGIWSFQRHSEVRMAYGSFVQTTHMTSTNQPASFWSRGKNKLVAWMARNCIQTFWPRTKFVKSLNVHIPVDIYGTCGNLPCPFVPIKECRDRLSRYKFYLALESAECEDYVTEKMWETALANGIVPVVYGASKSTYLRQAPPNSYIYVGDFNSTKALADYLKMLDKNATLYAKYFEWRYMGHIEVPKRAGESLRPRLFCSLIPFITKVEKGGVKRKAFSEFPYYKSCRLLKRKELSPNYLPPLKYRAKHWKLNW from the exons ATGGATAAATTATACGGCGTGAGGACAGG ACGGAGAGCTGGCTTCAGGATGACCACCGATGTGAATACCGCCCACAACGCGTCGCCTGGCAAACAGTCTTTTTGGAAATTTAACGCGAAG AGGGTAGTTCTGTTTGTTATCTGCGTGTCCATTAGCTTACAGTTCGTCGTCTTCGTCACCAAAAGGTTTACAAACCCCTACGGATTTCCAGAGCTGACTCGACTCAACACCAATGGGGTAAATGGCAGAACCAGAGTTGAAAATGTGGGGACGGTGGTCGAAAAGCTAGTGTACAGAAATGCAAGCTTACGGACTGCTGTAACTAACTTTAACCACGGAACAggatcaaaagagggcgccctgGGCGATAatgttattttttcaaaacaaacggaTGGTTTTATTGTTTCAAAGCCCACCTACTCAGAACTAACTTCACTAAAGCAAGCTTACACCAAACCAGCGTCGTCGGCTCGGTCAGATTTTCCATTAGTTTTATCGCAATCGTTCAAGGTGAACAGTTCAAAGGAAAAGCAATataacattttaatatttggttTAAAAGGTAGGTTAGCACAGAGGCTGGATTTTCTAAGAATGCAAAATGGTTCATGGGGGAGAACAATTAGTTGCGGTGAAAATGTTACAATTAATGTACATGTTGGCAATACAAGTGATAATTTTGAAAGACAAAACGCAGTTGTGTTTAATATGGATGAGACAGCAGTTGCAAAAGAGTCTGAGACGCTGGTATCCATGCAAACATCCTCCAAACAGGCGTGGATTTACTACGGACGGGAACCAGCTGTTCGCATGAGGCGACTCTTCAGAAACTGTGGCAACCTTCCACTGCATGGGATCTGGTCTTTCCAACGTCATTCTGAAGTGCGCATGGCATATGGTTCATTTGTCCAAACAACACATATGACATCGACAAATCAGCCCGCCAGTTTCTGGTCACGTGGTAAGAACAAACTCGTGGCATGGATGGCGAGAAATTGCATTCAAACTTTTTGGCCGAGAACAAAGTTCGTCAAAAGTTTAAATGTACACATCCCTGTTGATATTTATGGAACTTGTGGTAATTTGCCATGTCCCTTTGTACCAATTAAGGAATGCAGAGATAGGTTGAGTAGATACAAATTCTACCTTGCGCTGGAGAGCGCTGAGTGTGAGGACTATGTAACGGAGAAAATGTGGGAGACTGCGTTGGCTAACGGCATCGTCCCCGTGGTCTACGGGGCGTCAAAGTCGACCTACCTAAGACAAGCTCCCCCTAACTCGTACATATACGTCGGGGATTTTAACTCTACCAAGGCGCTCGCTGACTACTTAAAGATGTTAGATAAGAATGCAACATTGTACGCCAAGTACTTCGAGTGGAGATACATGGGTCACATCGAGGTACCAAAGAGGGCCGGAGAGTCCCTACGACCCAGACTGTTTTGTTCACTTATACCTTTTATTACCAAAGTTGAAAAAGGGGGTGTAAAAAGGAAGGCGTTTTCGGAGTTTCCGTATTACAAATCGTGTAGACTTCTGAAAAGGAAagaattgagcccaaattatcTCCCTCCTTTGAAGTATAGGGCAAAACATTGGAAGCTTAACTGGTGA